A genomic window from Rosettibacter firmus includes:
- a CDS encoding 4Fe-4S dicluster domain-containing protein, with the protein MANQSRRQFLKTTALIGAGITGISSKNLKAAPKNILDENRMGVLVDTTVCIGCRKCEWACKVAHNLPTPPIEAYDDRTVFKQMRRPDDKALTVVNEYPPKSSDEFPVDVKVQCMHCDHPACVSACIVGAFSKEENGSVIWDTNKCIGCRYCMVACPFQIPAFEFGKAFHPEIRKCDFCFNRTKEGKLPACVEICPMEALTYGKREELVKIAHEKIRLYPERYVNHVYGEYEVGGTSWLYLASRDFTELQFPKLGRNPAPGVTEAIQHGIFAYFVPPIALYALLGGVMWINKNRKKTSETE; encoded by the coding sequence ATGGCAAATCAGTCCCGCCGTCAATTCCTAAAAACTACAGCTCTAATTGGAGCTGGTATTACAGGAATAAGTTCAAAGAACTTAAAAGCAGCACCTAAAAATATTCTTGATGAAAATCGCATGGGAGTTTTAGTTGATACTACAGTATGTATTGGTTGTAGAAAATGTGAATGGGCATGCAAAGTTGCACATAATCTTCCAACTCCCCCAATTGAAGCATACGATGATAGAACAGTATTTAAGCAAATGAGAAGACCAGATGATAAAGCTTTGACCGTTGTAAATGAATATCCACCTAAAAGTTCAGATGAATTTCCAGTTGATGTAAAAGTTCAATGTATGCATTGTGATCATCCAGCATGTGTTTCTGCTTGTATTGTTGGTGCATTTTCTAAAGAAGAAAATGGCTCGGTTATATGGGATACCAATAAGTGTATTGGTTGCAGATATTGTATGGTAGCCTGTCCATTTCAAATTCCAGCATTTGAATTTGGAAAAGCATTTCATCCTGAAATTAGAAAATGTGATTTCTGTTTTAATCGCACAAAAGAAGGAAAACTACCTGCCTGTGTAGAAATATGTCCAATGGAAGCATTAACTTATGGAAAACGAGAAGAGCTTGTTAAAATTGCTCATGAAAAAATCAGGCTTTATCCAGAAAGATATGTTAATCATGTTTATGGTGAATATGAAGTTGGAGGTACCAGCTGGCTATATTTAGCAAGCCGGGATTTTACAGAGCTTCAATTTCCAAAACTTGGTAGAAATCCTGCACCTGGAGTTACAGAAGCAATTCAACATGGAATATTTGCTTATTTCGTACCTCCAATTGCACTCTATGCTTTACTTGGTGGAGTAATGTGGATTAATAAAAATAGAAAGAAAACTTCGGAGACTGAATAA